The stretch of DNA TTCACCAAGCTTGTGCGTGACCGGACGTTTATCTCGAGCCTCGGCATCGAGGCCGATTCCCTGGAAGGTTATCTATTTCCGGAAACCTATTCCTTCCCACGTCAAACAAAGGCGAAGGAGGTCATCAAAGCGATGGTCGATGGCCTGCATCGTGTCTGGGGTGCCGAACTGCAAGAACAGGCGGCTCGCATGAAATTGTCCCTGCATCAGGTGTTGACCTTGGCGTCCGTCATTGAAAAGGAAACGGGAGCGAAGGATGAGCGGGAATTGATCGCCGCGGTGTTTCATAACCGGTTGCGGAAAAAGATTCCGCTGCAGAGCGATCCGACGGTGATCTACGGATTGCCGGCGTTCGACGGCAACATTCACAAGCGCGATCTTTCCGTCCCGAGCCCCTACAACACGTATCGTGTGCAGGGCCTGCCGCCGGGACCGATCGCCAGCCCGGGAGCCCAGTCACTGCGCGCGGCGCTCTTTCCTGCCCAGGCATCGTACCTCTATTTTGTTTCGCGTAATGATGGTACCCATCAGTTTTCCTCCACACTAGCCGAGCACAATCAAGCGGTGGAGAAATATCAGAAACAGTATTTCCGCAAACGTGCCAGAGGCAACCTCGTTGCCCACGGTGCGTGATTGTTGCGAGCGCCAGTTTCTGCGCGCCGAGCCTCATTTTCCCATGAATCAGAGCGTTTGAAAGGGATATTCGTATGGGTGTGATGTCGTGGAATGAATCGTTGCCGCGGTACCTGGATCATACGGTGCTGCGTCCGGAGGCGACCAAGGCCGATGTGCTCCGCCTCTGCGTGGAAGCCAGGGAGCAGGGGTTCGTCGTGATTTTTGTGCCGCCCTGCTATGTGGATGAGGCCGTGTCGGCCGTTGCAGGGAGCGAGGTTCAGGTCGGCATCCCGATCGGGTTTCCCCTCGGCGGGCATTCCACCCATGCGAAGGTGACGGAAGCCATCGAGGCTGTCGCGCATGGTGCGCGGGTCCTCGATATGGTCATTAATATCAGCCGCTTGAAATCCGGCGACTACGATCTGGTACGGAGCGATATGGCCGCCGTCGTTCAGGCGACCCCTGGGGTGAATCACAAGGTGATCCTGGAAACCTGCTTGCTGACAAGAGAAGAAAAGGTCGCCGCGTGCCATCTGGCCGTCGAGGCCGGGATGGACTACGTGAAGACCTCGACCGGATTCAATCAGGCCGGTGCGACCGTGGAAGACGTTCGCTTGATGAAAGAGGCCGTGGCCGGACGGGCGAAGGTGAAGGCGTCTGGCGGCATCAGAGATTGGAAAGCCACGCGTGAGTTGCTGGAAGCCGGTGCCGATCGGATCGGCACCAGTGCGAGTCTGAAGATCCTCGGCGAATGGCGTGCCGCGCGGGTGGCAGTCCGGTGAGTCGCCAGACGTCTCTGCCAAAGGTCGTGACCTTCGCGCCGGCGTGGCGTGAAAGTCTTGCTCGTTCCGGTGGATTTGGTATAGTGCGGCCATGATGACGCGAATTGTGTTGTTGGTGCTGGATGGATTCGGTATCGGCGCCTTGCCGGATGCTGAGCTGTATGGCGATGCGGGCTGCAATACTCTGCAACGGCTGGCCGCCATTTCCAAAGGGCTCGCCCTGCCGAACTTTGAACAACTCGGCCTTGGACATCTCGGCCAGTTTCAAGGTATCCGCCCCATGGCCCAGCCGGAAGGCTGCTACGGGACTCTCGGGTTTTCAACCAAGGGAAAAAACTCTCTCTCCGGACATTGGGAAATCGCCGGATACGTGATCGAAGAAGGCGAGCGCCCCTGTGAAGCCTTCACGACCGAGCTGTCGACTGCGCTCGAGACTGCGCTGGGACAGAAGACCCTGGGTAATTGCCGCGCGGTCACGCAGGAGCCGATCGCCGAGTTCGGTAGCGCCCATCAGAAATCTGGCATGCCCATCGCCTGGATCGACATGGCAGGCACGATTTTTCTGGCGGCGCACGAGCAGGTCGTGCCGCCTGAGGAACTGTATCGTCTGGCCCGTGAAGCGCGGAAGCTGCTCAAGACCATGGTGCCGATCGTGCGCGTGGTCGCCTGTCCGTTCGTCGGGCAGGCAGGCACTTTTGCTGCGACGGAGCGGCGGCGGGATTTTGCGGTGGAGCCTCCAGGGCTCACCTTGCTGGACCACTTAAGTCGCGCCAGTCAACTCGTCATCGGGGTGGGAAAGGTCGGCGACCTGTTCAGCGGGCGCGGGGTTACGAGATCGGTGCCGCTGTTTCAGGCTGAAGCCGTCATGGATGAGGTCGTGGGTATGTTCAGCAAGGTGCCACGCGGCTTGATCTATGCGAGTCTTCCGGTCATCCATCCGGATCTCCAGACCACAGTGTCCACGCTGCAGCAGATCGATCGTCGGCTGCGCGATTTGCAGGAGTGCCTCAAGGTCGGGGACGTGTTGATCATCACCGGCGATCATGGGTTCGATTGTGCCAGGCCGAATCCGGGTCACTCGCGTGAGTATGTGCCATGTCTTGTCACCGGGCCGCGGCTTGCGCGCGGTGTGAACCTTGGGACCAGGGCAACTGCTGCGGACTTGGGCCAAACGATCGGCGAGGCGTTGGGTGCAACCAGATTGCCCTGGGGCGATAGTTTCTTGGACGCGTTGCAGTCGCGGTAACGGGCAGTTTGGGAATCGCTCAGTCGGCTAGCCCCTTCGATAGCTTGCCACCACGTGTTTGGTTGATCACCGAGCGCTTCACATCCTTTCCTATCCAGACGGGCGAGCATTGTCTGAAGGATGCCAGGAACCAGTTCAAACGCGGTGGGCCTACCAGATGTGGAAGCGCACTAGCGAGGTGATGGGGGCAGGCGCCGGGAACGTTTGGCGTGGAGGGCAAATTCCAGCGCGGCTTCGAGGCGAATCACGCGTGCGTTCAGGTCTTCAATATGGGATTGCTGCTTGGCGACCGTGGTGTTGAGTTGGTCCACTTTGTCGTTCAGTTTGATGGTATTGGCGAAGGCATCCCACACACGCTCGGTGAGTCCCATCGTCACCCTTTCTTGCGGGTCTTGGAGAGCGCGTGCATGCGCGCTTCCGACTCCGCCACGAGGGCGAGGGTTTTGTCGATGGCGCGAACGGTTTTCTTCGTCTCCCGGATGACTTGCTTGGCCATGTGATCCAAGAGCGACGGATCATCGGTCGGAACGTACCGCTCACCCCCTTCTCGAAGCAGTTCTGCCATGGTGAGATTGGCGGCTTTCGCCTTTTGTGCCAGCCGACGTTTCTGGCTGGGGCTCATGAGGATGGGGACTTGGACCATCGTGGATGCCATTGAGGGCCTCCCTTACTCGGATATATAGGTGATATATATCATAGGGAAGAATTGGCTGTCGATTGGTATAGGAT from Nitrospira sp. encodes:
- a CDS encoding phosphopentomutase produces the protein MMTRIVLLVLDGFGIGALPDAELYGDAGCNTLQRLAAISKGLALPNFEQLGLGHLGQFQGIRPMAQPEGCYGTLGFSTKGKNSLSGHWEIAGYVIEEGERPCEAFTTELSTALETALGQKTLGNCRAVTQEPIAEFGSAHQKSGMPIAWIDMAGTIFLAAHEQVVPPEELYRLAREARKLLKTMVPIVRVVACPFVGQAGTFAATERRRDFAVEPPGLTLLDHLSRASQLVIGVGKVGDLFSGRGVTRSVPLFQAEAVMDEVVGMFSKVPRGLIYASLPVIHPDLQTTVSTLQQIDRRLRDLQECLKVGDVLIITGDHGFDCARPNPGHSREYVPCLVTGPRLARGVNLGTRATAADLGQTIGEALGATRLPWGDSFLDALQSR
- the mltG gene encoding endolytic transglycosylase MltG — its product is MMQKKAIMGLVLAAVMLAALTGYLVLRWAQSPAASGLPKPPSHIVLIPEGSTFQQVANILKQEQLIRSRSAFLLLGKTRDIDRKIRPGEYELDASMSPQDILAKLLAGRVVLHPVTIPEGYSLTQIAEVLAAQQVTDTKDFTKLVRDRTFISSLGIEADSLEGYLFPETYSFPRQTKAKEVIKAMVDGLHRVWGAELQEQAARMKLSLHQVLTLASVIEKETGAKDERELIAAVFHNRLRKKIPLQSDPTVIYGLPAFDGNIHKRDLSVPSPYNTYRVQGLPPGPIASPGAQSLRAALFPAQASYLYFVSRNDGTHQFSSTLAEHNQAVEKYQKQYFRKRARGNLVAHGA
- the deoC gene encoding deoxyribose-phosphate aldolase, with product MGVMSWNESLPRYLDHTVLRPEATKADVLRLCVEAREQGFVVIFVPPCYVDEAVSAVAGSEVQVGIPIGFPLGGHSTHAKVTEAIEAVAHGARVLDMVINISRLKSGDYDLVRSDMAAVVQATPGVNHKVILETCLLTREEKVAACHLAVEAGMDYVKTSTGFNQAGATVEDVRLMKEAVAGRAKVKASGGIRDWKATRELLEAGADRIGTSASLKILGEWRAARVAVR